In Scleropages formosus chromosome 18, fSclFor1.1, whole genome shotgun sequence, one DNA window encodes the following:
- the LOC108923692 gene encoding galectin-3-like: MDFVQGNDIVFHLNLRFKEKIIVCNNLSCGSWCSEERHCLCAFEKDKAFKITVTCTMDGYDVDITGQQPFTFPHRVRDFSLIQTLAIWGDVTLTSVDVV; the protein is encoded by the exons ATGGACTTCGTGCAGGGAAACGACATTGTGTTCCACCTCAACCTGCGCTTCAAAGAGAAGATCATCGTGTGCAACAACCTCAGCTGCGGTTCTTGGTGCTCTGAGGAGCGTCACTGCCTTTGTGCCTTTGAGAAGGACAAAGCcttcaag ATCACTGTTACCTGCACCATGGACGGGTATGACGTGGACATCACTGGACAGCAACCCTTCACCTTCCCGCATCGTGTCCGTGACTTCAGCCTCATTCAGACCCTGGCGATCTGGGGGGACGTGACCTTGACCTCTGTGGACGTCGTGTAA